In Phycisphaeraceae bacterium, the genomic stretch GCGGCGGCACCCAGGATCGCGCCCATCCACCGCGGGTTGTACCCACGGCGAGGCATCATTAACACCAGCGCCAGAGCCCCGACCACCGACGCGATATAGATCCCATACTGCATAGCCGATCGTCTGGGCGAGCGGCCCCGACGCCATCCTGATAGTCGTGATTTTGACGAAAGAGCGTCCTTCTCCTCGCCGTCCGCGACTAAGGCGGGACAGCATAAGAGCATGGAAAGTTCCTTGCAACATCATCACCGCTTCGTGGAAAGATAACGCACTCCCCGGACGTGATGGCGGACGTTTGAATCGCTGCTGCGCGCAGTGTGATCGTTTGCCGCTGGCGCAGTGAGCCACTAAACTCGACATCAACGCTTACTTCATTCAAGGCATCTGAGGCAGCATGGATCACAAGCATCGCGAAGATCTCGATCAGAACGACCTCCTTGAGTTCAGCTTCCGCACCAGGGAGTGGTTCACCAAGTACGGCTCGATGTTGTTGTGGGTGCTGCTGGCCGTTGCTGCGATCGCATTGGCGGTGCGGTGGTACTCGATCAGCAAGACTCGGACGCGCCTCGACGCATGGAATGAAGTCGCCAGCGCAGCCGACCCCGACAGTTTCCGCGCCATCGCCCGTGAGTATGAAATTGCTGAGGTTAAAGCTCTGGCGTATCTGCGCGGTGCGGATGTCGAGCTTGCCCGGGTGTCGATTCCCCAGCCGCCTCAGTCGCCTGACACCACGCAGCCGGCGACCCGACCTGCCGGCAACATCGAAGAAGCGAAACAGATGTACCTGGAAGTGACAAAGCTCCAGGGCATTTCGCCGGTGTATAAGCTCAACGCGATGCTTGGACTAGCCGCCGTCGCCGAGGCTGAGCGTGACTGGGCCGCCGCCGAGCAGTGGTACACTTCCGTTGAAAATCAGGCGGGCGAATACACCTCGATCAAGTCTCAGGCTGAAGCGCGGGCGTCGCGGCTGGAAAGCCTCAAGACAACTCCGGCTTTCGCAGCGGATGTCTCTCCGCCGACGACACAAGCCGCGACTGAACCGACGACGCAATCGACTTCATCTGCGCAGACGCAGCCTCACTCGGCAAACGATCAATCGAAATAGCCCAAGCCCAGGCCGGTCGAGGTCATCGGTTCAGGGCTTTGACAGATTTCCGCGTCGTTCAACATGCCCGCTGAACCCGACGATTTCGAGAGCGAAGAAACAGACATTGATGCGGAAGAAGCCGGCGGCGACGTGTCGTCCGACGGCCCGGATCATCGGCAGTTCACCATTCGTAACGACATCCGCAGCCGGCTCGATCGCTATCTCCAGAATCGCCTCAAAGGCATCAGCCGTAACAAGGTGCAGGCACTCATCGACCTGGGGGGCGTCACCGTCAACGGCAAAGCTCCCAAAGCCAGCACGGTCATCCGCAGCGGTGATGTGATCGACGTGATCCTCCCGCCGGTCGCATCACGCCGCATCGAGCCGGAACCGATCCAGCTTGACGTTCTTTATGAGGATGAGCACTTCATCGTGCTCAACAAGCAGGCAAACCTCATCGTTCATCCCGCACGCAGCAATCTCTCTGGAACCTTGATCAACGGGCTGGCCTACCGCTTCAAGCAGCAGGTCGAGGAACGCGGCGGCAGGTACGAGTCACGCACGACACGCGGATTTCAGCCGGCGAAATCCCCCAGGGCTGAGTTCGAGCCTAGCGGTGATGTCGAGGGACTCAGCAGCGTCGGGGCACAGGAGTTCCGCCCCGGCATCATTCACCGACTCGATAAAAACACAACCGGCGTCATCGTCGTTGCCAAGTCCGATCAGGCACACTGGCAGATCGCCAGGCAATTCGAGGACCGTTCGACGCTCAAGTCGTATCTGGCGATCGTTCACGGCAACTTTGATGAAGTCGGCGGCGCGATCGAGCAACCCCTGGGCAAACATCCGACGATCCGGGAAGCCTGCGCGGTGCGACATGACAGCGCGGGCAAGCACGCACTGACGCTCTTCCGTGTACGTGAGCAGTATCAGGGCTATTCACTGGTCGAATTGGAACTCAAGACCGGCCGGACACATCAGATCCGCGTGCATCTGTCCTATGTCGGCCATCCGATTATCGGAGACGTGCTCTACGGCGGCGAGCCGATCTTTCACGCAAGCCTCGACGAGCCGCCGACGCCCATGGCTGCCCGCCGACGGTTCACCACCTTTGCGCGGGAAAAGACAGAGGGGCAACGCATCGAAAGTGACGCAGCCGGTCGGGCGGACCTGTTGATCGCTCATCCAGCCCTGCACGCGGCACTGCTGGAGTTCACTCATCCGATCACGCAACAGCGGGTGCGATTCACCGCGCCTTTGCATGAACCTATGGCCACGATCGTCCGTCAACTGCGTAAGCGGCCGGCGCCAGGACCGGTTGTAAGCGAAGGATTCTGGCTGGACCTGAATGCGATCGCGCCGGAGCGTTAACCGGCGGACGGATCCGTCGGCGAAATTGCCGTGTGAGATTGATGAACTTACCGGTTCAGGTTTTTTGCCACGGCACATCGGGCAGGCCGTCGAGCTGGTTCGCTCGCCGTGCGAGAGCAAAAAGCAGATCGCCGACGCGGTTGAGATAGATCGTAATCCACGGGCCGAGGTCTTCCTGTTTAGACAGGGTGACACATTCTCGCTCTGCACGACGGCAGACCGCGCGCGAGACGTGCAATCTCGCTGCGACCTCGGAGCCGCCGGGAAGAATGAACTGTCGCATCTCCGGCAGCCTTGAGCAGGCTGCATCGATCATCCGCTCCGCCTGTGTGACGTGTGTTTCGTCGATGCGGGAAATCGCGGAAGGTTTGTTCTTGTCGCCGTCTTGTCGCGGTGTTGCAAGGTCAGCCCCCAGATCGAACAGCCGATTTTGGAGCGTGCCCAGAGCCTGGCTGATCTCCGCGTGCTTGCAGACCGCCGCTGCGAGTCCCAGTGTGGAATTAAGCTCATCGACCGTCCCGTACACAGCGACACGAAGTGAATCTTTGCCTACGCTTTGGCCGCCGAACAGCTCGGTTCGCCCGTCGTCGCCTTTCTTGGTGTAAAGTTTCATCTGCGCGAT encodes the following:
- a CDS encoding RluA family pseudouridine synthase, encoding MPAEPDDFESEETDIDAEEAGGDVSSDGPDHRQFTIRNDIRSRLDRYLQNRLKGISRNKVQALIDLGGVTVNGKAPKASTVIRSGDVIDVILPPVASRRIEPEPIQLDVLYEDEHFIVLNKQANLIVHPARSNLSGTLINGLAYRFKQQVEERGGRYESRTTRGFQPAKSPRAEFEPSGDVEGLSSVGAQEFRPGIIHRLDKNTTGVIVVAKSDQAHWQIARQFEDRSTLKSYLAIVHGNFDEVGGAIEQPLGKHPTIREACAVRHDSAGKHALTLFRVREQYQGYSLVELELKTGRTHQIRVHLSYVGHPIIGDVLYGGEPIFHASLDEPPTPMAARRRFTTFAREKTEGQRIESDAAGRADLLIAHPALHAALLEFTHPITQQRVRFTAPLHEPMATIVRQLRKRPAPGPVVSEGFWLDLNAIAPER
- a CDS encoding cob(I)yrinic acid a,c-diamide adenosyltransferase: MKLYTKKGDDGRTELFGGQSVGKDSLRVAVYGTVDELNSTLGLAAAVCKHAEISQALGTLQNRLFDLGADLATPRQDGDKNKPSAISRIDETHVTQAERMIDAACSRLPEMRQFILPGGSEVAARLHVSRAVCRRAERECVTLSKQEDLGPWITIYLNRVGDLLFALARRANQLDGLPDVPWQKT